In Chlamydiota bacterium, the genomic stretch GATGCAATTTAGTAAAAAATGAAACAAAAAGGCGCTCTGTTTTTGAAAAAGCTGTGTTTGCAAAATGACTTTGGCCATCATTTGCGCCGTTTTAATTTTTAAAAACGAATCTCTTAAAAACAAATGGTGATTAAGCACTTTAAATTCAATGAGGCGAAAAAGCTCACTTTTTGTAGGTACAAGTACAAGTTCAACCAAGCATAAATTGTAATTTGTGTGCATATGGTTTTTAAAATTCCCTTTTGAGATAAAAGAAATCAAGCCTTCTGTTTGGCTAAGCGCCGTTATGATCCAATGATGGTCTTGAAAGGGCACGGATTTTAAAATCAATGCGTTACATTTTTTTGTTTGCACTCATTCATTTTACTAAAACTTCTATTTTGGTAAACTTGCAACTGATGTTTAAACATCAGTATGGGCGCTTGCACCGGTAGCTCAATGGATAGAGCATCTGGCTTCGGACCAGAGGGTTGGAGGTTCGAGTCCTCTCCGGTGCACATTTTTCTAGATTAAAGCTTTTCTTTTTGTTAGAATATTCTTTATGTCTTTGCAAGCAGCTAGTCTCTTATCCAGTCCCATCCGATGGGCACAAGCCAATCCCAAAACAGCGGGAGCGGGCGCATGCTTTGTCGTGATTTTTGCTATCTATGCGTATAAAGAATCGACAACATCAGAAGCTTCAAGCTACAGAAAGGTCCAAGCTTCTTGCCATGAGTTTTTTAAGCTTGAAACGTTTTATCCAAACAGTGGATATCTTTTCGTTGAAAGAACAGAGCCTGCAACAAATGCATTGAGTACCACTGTTTTACTTGAAAAAATCACAGCGATTGAAAGTCTTCTAGGAGCTATTGAAACAAAGACTTCAGGTGAAAAATCCGACATGGAAACACTTTTTGAAAATATTTTTGAAAAAGCTCCACTTTCACTTCGAGGCTCTCCCATATTATTCCTAGAGCTGCAGGTATGGCTTCGAGCTCTTTACGATCTAACTGTGATACAAGAACCTTTTTTTGCAAGAGTTTTTGAATATGAAGATGCATTTGACGGACAAAAAGTCGATATCCAAAATTTTAAATTTCTGAGCTCTTTGGAAAAATTTCGCTATGCTGTGGCTCATTACAAAGCACTATTGGCATATGTACAAGACATGTCCCTTAATCAATATGAAGAATATCTTTCATTGGCATTAAGAGCGCAGATCAACACTCTTCGTAATCACATAGGTGGGTATAGCAAAAAGCACTATAGTACTGGAGTATTTTTAAGAGAAATACCTGAACTTCAATTAACAAATTTACAAGAGATCATTATGCATTTACAAGCTTGTGATGACTTAGATCAAGAAAAAATAAAAGATGTACTCAATGATTTACAATTTATCCAATTTGCTTATGAAAAGCGCGCAGATCAACGCTATTTAGTTGGAGATGTGGGCATTGTATTTTTGCATCAAGCTTTTAAAGAATTGAAAAGCATTCAAAAAAGTTTTATACATTTTCTCACTCAATTTTTTGAACTAATGGGTTTATTTTTCACAATGAAAGCCCTCGCATCCAATGTGATGAAATATTTTCCCAAGAGCTCAGCTTGAATATTCTTGCTTTGAATTAAGCAAATAGGGTATAATCTTTCTTAAAAACAAGGAGTTAACAATGAGTAGTTCAGCAATTGGAAGTTTTGGTCAAACCGCTTGGAGATGGGCACCTTCAGCATCTTTTGGGATCGGCGTAGTGAGTATGATAGGTGTCAGAACATTACTCAGAAAACGGAGAACAGAAATTGCCTCACACTTACCGATAGTTATGCAGTTTATAAAATCCTTTGGTATTCAAAGAGGTAGTCCGCGACACTTTTTAAGTTTTGACCGCCCCCCCCCTTATGAAGTGTGGTAATGAGGTGGAAGCTTTCAGTTGGGCACATTTACCAACCTATACTGCGAGGCTTTCAACCTTTAGCCAGGGTATCGCTAATCCAACTAATGAAAATTTCTTAGAACAGTTCCAAGCTTTCCAGCTTTGGGCTTTAAAAAAAGTACTATCTGATGATGCACAATTTCAACAAATATTTGATATATTGCCCAAACCTGAGAGCATTAAATCAATTGACGACATTCCAGGGTTTTCAGAACTGGGAACTGAATGGGAAATTGGTGGAATTACACAATATGACGTATATCTACTAGCTCTAAAATATCTTGAAGAAAGAAAAAAAGCATTTGATCAAAAAAGCGATGAGGAAAAACTAACAGAAATTCAAACGTTTTTGGAAACTCTTGGAGTGAATATGCACTCATTTTTTTATCCTGAGGAATCAGATTTAGAAACGAGAATACAAGC encodes the following:
- the recO gene encoding DNA repair protein RecO, coding for MQTKKCNALILKSVPFQDHHWIITALSQTEGLISFISKGNFKNHMHTNYNLCLVELVLVPTKSELFRLIEFKVLNHHLFLRDSFLKIKTAQMMAKVILQTQLFQKQSAFLFHFLLNCIRWLEEVTDMDTFFGIFLLKVLKHEGALYFLPTCTICQNSQKRWAI